A single genomic interval of Selenobaculum gibii harbors:
- a CDS encoding UbiA-like polyprenyltransferase encodes MSKLSAHINNIALHHSIFALPFAYMGAFLAANGVPSWAEFIWITVAMVGARSAALALNNFIDLKYDKIHPRFTKRPMVTGEVKPWEAISLIVISFAIFIVATLHLAPICVKLVPLAVLPFVIYPYMKRYTWACHLVLGWALSVAPIGGWVAIRGDLNLAIILLGLAVGIWIAAFDVIYGCQDVEFDKAHQLNSMAVRFTVEGALKISRVMHFISMLCFVFVGVLLNLSLIYYVGVMIAIFVLIYQHKIVSPTDFSRVTQVYFMRNGLVGISVFLFTFASLMM; translated from the coding sequence TTGAGTAAGTTATCTGCACATATCAACAATATCGCATTACATCATTCAATATTTGCTTTACCTTTTGCATATATGGGAGCATTCTTGGCAGCGAATGGTGTACCGTCTTGGGCAGAGTTTATTTGGATTACAGTCGCTATGGTTGGGGCGCGAAGTGCAGCATTAGCTTTAAATAACTTCATTGATTTAAAATATGATAAGATTCACCCAAGATTTACAAAGCGTCCAATGGTTACAGGAGAAGTGAAACCTTGGGAGGCAATTTCTCTCATCGTGATTAGTTTTGCAATTTTTATTGTGGCAACGTTGCATTTGGCACCGATTTGTGTAAAATTAGTGCCGCTTGCAGTCTTACCATTTGTCATTTATCCGTATATGAAAAGATATACATGGGCTTGCCATTTGGTTTTAGGATGGGCTTTATCTGTAGCACCGATAGGCGGTTGGGTGGCAATACGTGGTGATTTAAATTTGGCGATTATTTTACTAGGCTTAGCAGTAGGAATTTGGATTGCTGCTTTTGATGTAATTTATGGATGCCAAGATGTTGAGTTTGATAAAGCTCATCAATTAAATTCAATGGCGGTTAGATTTACGGTAGAAGGTGCGTTGAAAATTTCTCGCGTCATGCATTTTATCAGTATGTTATGTTTTGTTTTTGTTGGTGTATTATTGAATTTATCATTGATTTATTATGTTGGAGTAATGATTGCTATTTTTGTTCTTATCTATCAACATAAAATTGTTAGCCCAACGGATTTCTCTCGTGTTACCCAAGTGTATTTTATGCGCAATGGATTGGTGGGAATTTCCGTTTTTCTCTTCACTTTTGCAAGTTTAATGATGTGA
- a CDS encoding polyprenyl synthetase family protein, with protein sequence MFDVVKKDLEELEKEMLSVVSSPVDLITEISTHLVEAGGKRLRPALYFLGVRARKEVSKYATDLAIALELIHMATLVHDDVIDSAATRRGIPTANSKWGNQMSVLTGDYLFAKAFSLVALSKYDQRVLLALTNIICAMSEGEIVQNRQTFIPSTDEQEYFSRIAKKTADFIAASCQLGGIIAELNDDEIAALYEYGYSIGMAFQVTDDILDITATSEQLGKPAGNDILQGIVTLPVIRALTVSSDKEELTKIVSTKGMDQEMLKRGLEIVHATDAVEYSYRAVDEFLDRARTVLPSSLPQEIRDTYIYVADFIAKRKF encoded by the coding sequence ATGTTTGATGTGGTAAAAAAAGATTTAGAGGAATTAGAGAAAGAAATGCTCTCTGTTGTATCTTCTCCAGTAGATTTAATAACAGAAATTAGCACGCATTTGGTAGAAGCAGGAGGAAAAAGATTACGTCCTGCACTTTATTTCTTAGGAGTAAGAGCGAGAAAAGAAGTTAGTAAATATGCTACTGATTTAGCAATTGCCCTTGAATTGATTCATATGGCAACATTAGTGCATGATGACGTTATTGATAGTGCGGCTACTAGACGTGGTATTCCAACGGCGAATTCAAAGTGGGGAAATCAGATGTCTGTTTTGACTGGGGATTATTTGTTTGCTAAGGCATTTTCGTTAGTTGCACTTAGTAAGTATGACCAACGAGTGTTACTGGCATTAACAAATATTATCTGTGCAATGAGTGAGGGCGAGATCGTTCAAAATCGTCAGACTTTTATACCATCCACAGATGAACAGGAGTATTTCAGCAGGATTGCAAAGAAAACAGCAGATTTTATTGCAGCTAGCTGTCAGTTGGGCGGAATTATAGCTGAGCTAAATGATGATGAAATTGCGGCTTTATATGAATACGGCTATTCGATTGGTATGGCTTTCCAGGTTACAGATGATATTCTTGATATTACGGCGACTTCTGAACAGCTTGGAAAACCAGCGGGAAATGATATTTTGCAGGGAATTGTAACATTGCCAGTCATTCGCGCATTAACGGTAAGTTCAGATAAAGAGGAATTGACGAAAATTGTTTCGACTAAAGGTATGGACCAGGAAATGTTGAAACGAGGGCTAGAGATTGTACATGCCACAGATGCGGTTGAATATTCTTATCGTGCGGTTGATGAATTTTTGGATCGAGCAAGAACTGTTTTACCAAGCTCACTTCCACAAGAAATTCGTGATACGTATATTTATGTAGCTGACTTTATTGCAAAGCGTAAATTTTAG
- a CDS encoding hydrolase, producing MQSNITRQKALELLQKYNQESFHLLHALTVEGVMKWYANELGFHDEIEYWGIVGLLHDIDFELYPREHCKKAAELLREASVDEAMISSICSHGYGICVDIEPKHQMEKILFATDELTGLIGAAARMRPSKSVLDMEVSSLKKKYKDKKFAAGCSREVINKGAAMLSWELNTLFEKTILAMRSCESAVEQEIKEMSK from the coding sequence ATGCAGAGTAATATCACTAGACAAAAGGCTTTAGAATTGTTACAAAAGTATAATCAGGAATCTTTTCATCTTTTACACGCATTAACGGTGGAAGGTGTAATGAAATGGTATGCTAATGAACTTGGATTTCATGATGAAATTGAATACTGGGGGATTGTTGGTCTGTTGCATGATATTGATTTTGAGCTTTATCCACGGGAGCATTGCAAAAAAGCAGCAGAGCTTTTGCGTGAGGCGAGTGTTGATGAAGCAATGATTTCTTCTATTTGTTCACATGGTTATGGGATTTGTGTAGATATAGAACCGAAGCATCAAATGGAAAAAATCCTATTTGCAACAGATGAGCTTACGGGACTTATTGGAGCGGCTGCAAGAATGCGTCCATCGAAAAGTGTTTTGGATATGGAAGTGTCAAGTTTAAAGAAAAAATATAAAGATAAAAAGTTTGCCGCAGGATGTTCTAGGGAAGTAATCAATAAAGGTGCAGCGATGCTGAGTTGGGAATTAAATACGTTATTTGAAAAAACAATTTTAGCGATGCGTTCTTGTGAGTCAGCAGTAGAGCAAGAGATTAAAGAAATGAGTAAATAA
- the tatA gene encoding twin-arginine translocase TatA/TatE family subunit, translating to MFGIGMPELILILIIGLVVFGPGKLPEVGRAIGKSLQEFKKATNGINEDEKPIRKVDASVDTIEQKTKEQDKSDATK from the coding sequence ATGTTTGGTATTGGTATGCCGGAATTAATTTTAATTTTAATTATTGGATTAGTGGTCTTTGGACCGGGAAAATTGCCGGAAGTTGGCCGTGCAATAGGGAAAAGTTTACAAGAGTTCAAAAAAGCTACAAATGGAATTAATGAAGATGAAAAACCGATTCGTAAAGTAGATGCAAGTGTAGATACGATTGAGCAAAAGACTAAAGAACAAGATAAATCAGATGCTACAAAGTGA
- the tatC gene encoding twin-arginine translocase subunit TatC — translation MEHESVEHNEQIKQVVNENHDTAMPIINHLEEFRKRLIISLITVGFCSIISYYFAEELVGFITAPAGKLYYMQPAEAFFTYMKVSIFAGFLVSVPMIVYQGWAFLVPALTIRERAIAGAFIPAIVFLFFVGIAFSYFLVLPTGIQFFLGFATNELQPLLSVGNYLDFVIMFILPFGFVFELPLVLVILARLGLVTSKMLIAKRNIVIFGAFVVGAIISPPEVFSQVMIAIPMIVLYEVGIFIIKYIMKK, via the coding sequence ATGGAACATGAATCGGTAGAGCATAATGAGCAGATCAAGCAAGTAGTAAATGAAAATCATGATACAGCAATGCCAATCATTAATCATCTAGAAGAATTTCGCAAACGATTAATTATTTCGTTAATTACAGTTGGTTTTTGTAGCATTATTAGTTACTATTTTGCAGAAGAATTAGTAGGTTTTATTACTGCTCCTGCTGGAAAGCTGTATTACATGCAACCAGCAGAAGCTTTTTTTACTTATATGAAAGTTTCTATATTTGCTGGATTTTTAGTATCAGTTCCAATGATTGTTTATCAAGGTTGGGCTTTTTTAGTGCCGGCTTTAACTATACGTGAGAGGGCAATAGCAGGAGCCTTTATTCCAGCTATAGTATTTTTATTTTTTGTTGGAATTGCATTTTCCTATTTTTTAGTATTGCCGACGGGAATTCAATTTTTCTTAGGTTTTGCGACAAATGAATTACAACCATTATTATCTGTAGGCAATTATTTAGATTTTGTTATTATGTTTATCCTTCCCTTTGGTTTTGTATTTGAATTGCCACTTGTTCTAGTGATTTTAGCTAGATTAGGACTGGTAACTTCGAAAATGTTGATTGCTAAACGAAATATTGTAATTTTTGGGGCTTTTGTTGTTGGTGCAATTATTTCACCACCAGAAGTCTTTTCGCAAGTTATGATTGCGATTCCAATGATTGTATTATATGAGGTTGGAATTTTCATTATAAAATATATCATGAAAAAGTAG
- the folD gene encoding bifunctional methylenetetrahydrofolate dehydrogenase/methenyltetrahydrofolate cyclohydrolase FolD, which translates to MTAKILEGKVFATQIKEEVKCDVESLKAEYGVTPGLAVIIVGENPASKVYVANKHRSCGEVGIYSAVIEMPEDTTKEQLLKKIDELNKDEKIHGILVQLPLPAHISADEAEILDFIHPDKDVDGFHPINVGKLSVGQEHLVPCTPLGCIKMMELAGIEIKGKNAVVIGRSNIVGKPMFNLLLSRHATVTVCHSRTKNLAEITRLADILVVAIGKPNFVTADMVKPGAVVIDVGINRIAPKKLVGDVDFESVKEVAGAITPVPGGVGLLTIAMLMHNTVKAARIQFNR; encoded by the coding sequence ATGACAGCTAAAATTTTAGAAGGTAAAGTATTTGCAACACAAATAAAAGAAGAAGTAAAGTGTGACGTAGAGTCACTGAAAGCTGAATATGGTGTAACTCCAGGTCTGGCAGTAATTATCGTTGGTGAGAATCCTGCATCTAAAGTATACGTTGCCAATAAGCATCGTTCTTGTGGTGAAGTTGGGATTTATTCTGCGGTAATCGAAATGCCAGAAGATACAACCAAAGAGCAGTTACTAAAAAAAATAGATGAATTAAATAAAGATGAAAAAATTCATGGGATTTTGGTTCAATTACCATTACCGGCGCATATTAGCGCTGATGAAGCGGAAATTCTTGATTTTATTCATCCGGATAAAGATGTCGATGGATTTCATCCAATCAATGTTGGTAAATTATCTGTTGGACAAGAACATTTAGTTCCTTGTACACCGCTTGGCTGCATCAAAATGATGGAGTTGGCAGGGATTGAGATTAAAGGAAAAAATGCAGTTGTGATAGGTAGGAGCAATATTGTTGGTAAGCCGATGTTTAACCTACTGTTATCTCGTCATGCAACTGTTACAGTTTGTCATTCACGTACGAAAAATTTAGCAGAGATAACTCGTTTGGCAGATATTCTTGTTGTAGCGATTGGAAAGCCGAATTTTGTTACTGCGGATATGGTGAAACCAGGAGCAGTGGTTATCGATGTAGGTATAAACCGGATTGCGCCGAAAAAATTAGTCGGTGATGTTGATTTTGAAAGTGTAAAAGAGGTTGCTGGTGCGATTACACCTGTTCCAGGTGGAGTCGGACTGCTTACCATTGCCATGTTGATGCATAATACAGTAAAAGCTGCGCGCATTCAATTTAATAGATAA
- a CDS encoding MotA/TolQ/ExbB proton channel family protein translates to MDFISTFQSGGFSMYILLICFIMVLVIAGERYKYYKSVKVNNEDFIEQLKIILKQKNWKYAMELCKSDESLISAVAETGIESLINKKANISAAIEARSAVVIANLKRNLNFLDTMVMIAPIIGLLGTVLNIMASLNEKVEQTSGIGVIIAGALSSTAFGLFIAASSIVILSYFNYRLEKMTNEIGEISNMLNSQTLKNDEK, encoded by the coding sequence ATGGACTTTATTTCAACATTTCAATCGGGTGGTTTCTCGATGTATATTTTACTTATTTGCTTTATTATGGTTTTAGTAATTGCAGGTGAACGATATAAGTATTATAAATCTGTAAAAGTGAATAATGAAGATTTTATTGAGCAATTAAAAATTATCCTTAAACAAAAAAATTGGAAATATGCGATGGAACTTTGTAAAAGCGACGAAAGTTTAATTTCCGCAGTTGCTGAAACTGGAATTGAATCATTGATAAATAAAAAGGCAAATATTTCTGCCGCTATAGAAGCAAGATCGGCAGTTGTTATTGCAAATTTAAAACGTAATTTAAATTTTTTGGATACAATGGTGATGATTGCTCCTATCATTGGATTATTGGGAACTGTATTAAATATTATGGCTTCATTAAATGAAAAAGTGGAACAAACTTCGGGAATTGGTGTTATCATTGCTGGGGCCTTAAGCTCTACAGCTTTTGGTTTGTTTATTGCGGCTTCATCGATAGTGATTTTGAGTTATTTTAATTATCGTTTAGAGAAAATGACAAATGAGATTGGAGAAATTTCTAATATGCTTAATTCACAGACTTTAAAAAATGATGAAAAATAA
- a CDS encoding menaquinone biosynthesis decarboxylase: MAFKDLREFIDALDERGWLKRISTEVDCELEITEITDRVSKMKGDKNVALLFENVKGYDMPVLMNAFGSMERMALAFGVEKVDDIAQEIREILKLPYISLQNKLDLVHIIPTAKRAINFPKYVKKGPCKEVIIKDQPSIDKFPILKCWPDDGGRFITLPLVFTKNPKTGKRNVGMYRLQKYDGQTTGMHWHIHKNGAENFRDHKEMGLDRIEVAVAIGTDPVLTYAATAPLPRDIDEMVFAGMLRKKSVEMIKCETVDVEVPAHSEIVLEGYVMLDELRREGPFGDHTGYYSLADMYPVFHITCITHRKDAIYPSTIVGKPPMEDCYLAKATERIFLPFLQMQIPEIIDINLPLEGVFHNCAMISIKKTYPQQAKKVMHAIWGMGQMMFTKMIIIVDSHVNVQDTNEVWWRVFNNIDARRDIVMVDGPLDVLDHSSPMPNWGTKVGIDATKSWPSEGQTREWPDEIVMSQDIKDLVDQKWKDLGLE; the protein is encoded by the coding sequence GTGGCTTTTAAGGATTTACGAGAGTTTATTGATGCGTTAGATGAACGCGGCTGGTTAAAAAGAATTTCCACAGAGGTGGATTGTGAATTAGAAATTACGGAAATTACAGATCGTGTATCAAAAATGAAAGGCGATAAAAATGTCGCATTGTTATTTGAGAATGTAAAAGGCTATGATATGCCTGTATTAATGAATGCTTTTGGTAGTATGGAACGTATGGCTTTGGCATTCGGTGTAGAAAAAGTGGATGATATTGCCCAGGAAATAAGAGAAATATTAAAATTACCTTATATTTCTTTGCAAAATAAATTAGATTTGGTACATATTATTCCAACGGCGAAGCGAGCAATTAATTTTCCTAAGTATGTGAAAAAGGGACCATGCAAAGAAGTTATTATTAAGGATCAGCCATCTATTGATAAATTCCCAATTTTAAAATGTTGGCCAGATGATGGTGGCCGCTTTATTACCTTACCTTTAGTTTTCACAAAGAATCCAAAAACAGGCAAACGCAACGTTGGAATGTATCGTTTGCAAAAATATGATGGACAAACGACGGGAATGCATTGGCATATACATAAAAACGGTGCGGAAAACTTTAGAGATCATAAGGAAATGGGATTAGATAGAATCGAAGTTGCAGTAGCCATTGGTACGGATCCAGTACTTACTTATGCTGCAACAGCACCATTGCCTCGTGATATTGATGAAATGGTTTTTGCTGGAATGCTACGAAAAAAATCTGTGGAAATGATTAAATGTGAAACGGTAGATGTGGAAGTACCAGCGCATAGTGAAATTGTATTAGAAGGCTATGTAATGCTTGATGAATTACGGCGTGAAGGACCGTTTGGTGATCATACTGGGTATTATTCATTAGCAGACATGTATCCTGTTTTTCATATTACTTGTATCACTCATCGTAAAGATGCGATTTATCCATCTACGATTGTGGGGAAGCCGCCGATGGAGGATTGCTATCTGGCAAAAGCGACGGAGAGAATTTTCTTACCATTTCTACAAATGCAAATACCAGAGATTATAGATATTAATTTACCGCTTGAAGGCGTATTTCACAATTGCGCGATGATTTCTATTAAGAAGACTTATCCGCAACAAGCGAAAAAAGTTATGCATGCAATTTGGGGAATGGGACAGATGATGTTTACGAAAATGATTATTATCGTTGATTCTCATGTTAATGTACAAGATACAAACGAAGTATGGTGGCGAGTCTTCAATAATATTGATGCGCGGCGTGATATTGTTATGGTAGATGGACCACTTGATGTATTAGATCATTCTTCACCAATGCCAAATTGGGGAACGAAAGTAGGAATTGATGCAACAAAATCATGGCCAAGTGAAGGACAAACACGTGAATGGCCAGATGAAATCGTAATGAGCCAAGACATTAAAGATTTAGTTGATCAAAAATGGAAGGATCTTGGACTTGAGTAA
- a CDS encoding formate--tetrahydrofolate ligase yields MKSDVEIAQEAQMKPIVEIAKQLDIPEEELELYGRYKTKVSLETWERIKDRPDGKLILVSAINPTPAGEGKTTTSVGLSDALRKINKKTIVALREPSLGPCFGIKGGAAGGGYAQVVPMEDINLHFTGDFHAITSAHNLLAAVIDNHIQQGNELGLDVRRITWRRVVDLNDRALRNIVCGMGGKAHGVPRETGFDITVASEMMAILCLAKDLDDMKKRIGKIIIGYTFDGRPVRAEELNVTGALTLLFKDAIKPNLVQTLEGTPAFVHGGPFANIAHGCNSIMATKFALKLADVVVTEAGFGADLGAEKFLDIKCRFANIRPDAVVIVATVRALKMHGGMDKKELATVDMKALEAGITNLTKHIENMQKFGLPTVVAINAFPTDTKEELDFVEAKCNEMGVEVALSEVWAKGGDGGIDLANKVMAATEKTNNFKFMYDVNESIEAKITAVAKEIYGADGVVFTPPAQKAIKELTDLGLSNMPVCMAKTQSSLSDDPAKFGRPTNFTVTVREIKVSAGAGFIVALTGSILTMPGLPKHPAAERMDITNDGKITGLF; encoded by the coding sequence ATGAAAAGTGATGTTGAAATTGCGCAAGAAGCGCAAATGAAACCAATTGTAGAGATTGCGAAGCAACTTGATATTCCAGAAGAAGAGTTGGAGTTATATGGACGTTATAAAACGAAAGTATCTTTGGAAACTTGGGAAAGAATTAAAGATCGTCCAGATGGTAAGTTGATTTTAGTGAGTGCAATCAATCCTACACCTGCTGGAGAAGGTAAAACGACGACAAGTGTTGGTTTAAGTGATGCACTTCGCAAAATTAATAAAAAAACAATCGTTGCTCTTCGTGAACCATCCCTTGGGCCTTGCTTTGGAATAAAAGGCGGTGCTGCTGGCGGTGGATATGCGCAAGTTGTACCAATGGAAGATATTAACTTGCATTTTACAGGTGATTTCCATGCAATTACTTCGGCTCATAATTTACTTGCTGCGGTGATTGATAATCATATTCAACAAGGAAATGAACTTGGACTTGATGTACGTCGCATTACATGGCGCCGTGTTGTGGATTTAAATGATCGTGCGCTACGCAACATTGTTTGTGGCATGGGTGGCAAAGCACATGGCGTACCGCGTGAAACAGGTTTTGACATTACTGTTGCTTCAGAAATGATGGCAATTTTATGTTTAGCAAAAGATTTGGATGATATGAAAAAACGTATCGGGAAAATTATTATTGGGTATACCTTTGATGGAAGACCAGTTCGTGCGGAAGAGCTTAATGTTACTGGTGCATTAACTTTATTATTTAAAGATGCAATAAAACCTAATCTTGTACAAACGCTCGAAGGAACACCAGCCTTTGTACACGGTGGCCCGTTTGCTAATATTGCACATGGTTGCAATAGTATTATGGCAACGAAGTTTGCTCTCAAATTAGCAGATGTAGTTGTAACGGAAGCAGGATTCGGTGCTGATCTTGGTGCTGAGAAATTCCTTGATATTAAATGTCGTTTTGCAAACATTCGTCCAGATGCAGTAGTTATTGTTGCTACAGTTCGTGCATTAAAGATGCATGGTGGAATGGACAAAAAAGAATTAGCAACTGTTGATATGAAAGCACTTGAGGCTGGTATTACAAATTTAACAAAACATATTGAGAATATGCAAAAATTTGGACTGCCTACAGTTGTTGCAATTAATGCGTTCCCAACGGATACAAAAGAAGAACTTGATTTTGTAGAAGCAAAATGCAATGAAATGGGTGTTGAAGTTGCATTGTCTGAAGTGTGGGCAAAAGGCGGAGACGGTGGCATTGATTTAGCAAATAAAGTAATGGCCGCAACTGAAAAAACAAATAACTTTAAATTTATGTATGATGTAAATGAGTCCATCGAAGCTAAAATTACAGCAGTTGCCAAAGAAATTTATGGTGCTGACGGTGTAGTATTTACTCCTCCTGCACAAAAAGCAATAAAAGAATTAACGGATTTAGGACTTTCAAATATGCCGGTATGTATGGCGAAAACACAATCTTCTTTAAGTGATGATCCTGCTAAATTTGGGCGCCCAACAAACTTTACTGTTACTGTGCGTGAAATTAAAGTTTCTGCAGGAGCTGGCTTTATCGTGGCATTAACAGGAAGTATTCTTACAATGCCAGGCTTGCCAAAACATCCGGCGGCAGAAAGAATGGACATTACAAACGACGGCAAGATTACCGGCTTATTTTAA
- a CDS encoding YbaK/EbsC family protein, producing MSLEKVKDYFRQFGLEDRILEFATSSATVELAAEAAGCEPKRIAKTLSFKVNDTCVLIVAAGDAKVDNAKYKAEFSTKAKMLSPEEAFMMIGHAVGGICPFAVNEGVKVYLDCSLKRFSTVFPACGSSNSAIELTLDELEKYSNYITWIDVCKAWQEE from the coding sequence ATGTCGCTTGAAAAAGTGAAAGATTATTTTAGACAGTTTGGACTAGAAGATAGAATTTTAGAATTTGCAACATCGAGTGCTACTGTTGAACTGGCAGCTGAGGCCGCAGGGTGTGAGCCTAAACGCATTGCAAAAACTTTATCGTTTAAAGTGAATGATACATGTGTTTTAATTGTTGCGGCTGGGGATGCGAAGGTTGATAATGCAAAATATAAGGCTGAGTTTTCTACTAAAGCGAAAATGTTGTCTCCAGAAGAAGCTTTCATGATGATTGGACATGCAGTTGGAGGAATTTGCCCGTTTGCTGTTAATGAGGGCGTTAAAGTTTATCTTGATTGTTCTTTAAAAAGATTTTCTACGGTGTTTCCCGCATGTGGTAGTAGCAATAGTGCAATTGAATTGACGCTCGATGAACTTGAAAAGTATTCAAATTACATAACATGGATTGATGTTTGTAAAGCATGGCAGGAAGAATAG
- the feoB gene encoding ferrous iron transport protein B → MSTISVALTGNPNTGKTTLFNALTGARQKIGNWPGVTVDKKVGYFNHKDRIVSVVDLPGTYSMNARSAEEMIVSDYLLNEKPDVVVNVLDATNLERNLFLTLQLLESGIPVILDLNMVDEAKKQNIHIQVKTLEEQIGMPVVETVAKDTKSIQHLMDVFTQPSLQRYEPSALIQAHIEKVKTLTLLDNEDYEEKIIELRYALIDEILEKSVKRNSTHTTFTTKLDRIFANGVLALPILLAMMYGVFEITFSWIGQPLADWVDGFIADGITPWAEETLASLEVADWMQSLVLDGIIAGVGGVLTFVPLIFTLFFCLSFLDGTGYMSRVAFIMDPIMRRVGLTGKGVMPLIMGFGCAVPAIMGARALDSEKDRKIAILVTPFLTCGAKLPIMALFAAVFFPQQATNVVFSIYIAGILAVMLMAKLLNRVMFKKEESTFLLELPPYRFPDMRTVLLETWDKGKGFLIKAGTIIFAMSIVIWFLSNYNFSGMVDMEDSFLASIGGVVAHLFAWHGFATWEAGAAVITGILAKEAVVSTLGVLYGVAEVSEEAMEAAGQMQGSLGIAFTSLSAYAFMIFAALYTPCMTALGTIKKEIATWKWTLFSAVYTFMVAWVISLLVYQIGLLLGFGN, encoded by the coding sequence ATGTCAACTATTTCAGTGGCGTTAACCGGGAATCCTAATACAGGGAAAACAACGCTGTTTAATGCTTTAACAGGTGCGCGTCAAAAAATTGGGAATTGGCCAGGAGTAACAGTAGATAAAAAAGTAGGGTATTTCAATCATAAGGATCGAATTGTTTCAGTTGTTGATTTACCTGGGACATATAGTATGAATGCGCGTTCGGCAGAAGAAATGATTGTTTCAGACTATTTGTTAAATGAAAAACCAGATGTTGTTGTTAACGTTTTAGATGCAACAAATTTAGAAAGAAATCTATTTTTAACTCTGCAATTATTAGAATCTGGAATTCCTGTAATCTTAGACTTAAATATGGTAGATGAAGCAAAAAAACAAAATATACATATTCAAGTAAAAACTTTGGAAGAACAAATTGGTATGCCAGTAGTAGAAACTGTTGCAAAAGATACAAAAAGTATTCAGCACCTTATGGATGTATTTACTCAGCCATCCTTACAAAGATATGAGCCAAGTGCACTGATTCAGGCACATATTGAAAAAGTAAAAACATTGACTTTATTGGATAATGAGGATTATGAAGAAAAAATCATTGAATTACGTTATGCATTAATTGATGAGATTTTAGAAAAGAGTGTAAAGCGCAATTCAACTCATACGACTTTTACAACAAAACTGGATCGGATTTTTGCTAATGGGGTTTTAGCGTTACCAATTTTATTAGCAATGATGTATGGGGTATTTGAAATTACTTTTAGCTGGATTGGTCAGCCTTTAGCCGATTGGGTTGATGGATTCATTGCTGATGGTATTACCCCATGGGCAGAGGAAACGTTGGCAAGTTTAGAAGTAGCGGATTGGATGCAATCTTTAGTTCTTGATGGAATTATTGCTGGTGTAGGTGGAGTTTTGACCTTTGTACCATTGATTTTTACGTTATTCTTTTGTTTGAGTTTTCTTGATGGAACAGGATATATGTCGCGTGTTGCGTTTATCATGGATCCGATTATGCGCCGTGTTGGACTTACAGGTAAGGGTGTTATGCCACTCATTATGGGATTTGGCTGTGCTGTTCCTGCGATTATGGGAGCGAGGGCTTTAGATTCGGAAAAGGATAGAAAAATTGCAATTTTAGTTACACCGTTTTTAACTTGTGGTGCGAAATTGCCGATTATGGCATTATTCGCTGCTGTTTTCTTTCCACAGCAAGCAACAAATGTAGTATTTTCAATTTATATTGCAGGAATTCTTGCAGTAATGCTTATGGCGAAATTGTTGAATCGTGTGATGTTTAAAAAGGAAGAAAGTACGTTTTTATTGGAGTTACCACCGTATAGATTTCCAGATATGCGAACAGTTTTATTAGAAACTTGGGATAAAGGTAAGGGATTCTTGATAAAAGCCGGTACGATTATTTTTGCAATGTCTATCGTTATTTGGTTTTTAAGCAATTATAATTTTAGTGGTATGGTAGATATGGAAGATAGCTTCTTGGCTAGTATTGGCGGAGTAGTTGCACATTTATTTGCATGGCATGGATTTGCAACTTGGGAAGCCGGTGCAGCAGTCATTACAGGAATCTTAGCAAAAGAGGCTGTGGTATCAACACTTGGAGTTTTATATGGAGTTGCAGAGGTATCAGAAGAAGCGATGGAAGCTGCAGGGCAGATGCAAGGAAGTTTAGGTATAGCATTTACTTCATTATCTGCTTATGCATTTATGATTTTTGCTGCTCTATATACACCATGTATGACTGCATTAGGAACGATTAAGAAGGAAATTGCAACTTGGAAGTGGACGCTTTTTTCTGCAGTTTATACGTTTATGGTTGCTTGGGTGATTTCTTTACTAGTTTATCAAATTGGACTTTTACTTGGATTTGGAAACTAA